A genomic stretch from Anabrus simplex isolate iqAnaSimp1 chromosome 2, ASM4041472v1, whole genome shotgun sequence includes:
- the LOC136863384 gene encoding uncharacterized protein yields the protein MANSSGLLSSEEVFAIVSRRLGSEDIQVEEVVYAPIGPGMTGFMGDHLRIQIVAKETRLGQRYELQFFSKSLPTTSQDHIEYVISFGAYEKEVVAYSTILPKLRECQGSQARWSCDCFLTRPDLIVLENAAHQGFQLHDNLTCMDNAHVTLVLKNLALLHAASIIFEERNSKIEDAFKEVLFENLFSSIEGNSSRNWFVTGIHTAVHITKYLQKFSDDPKLLSVIKKELPDTCKRMWELAKPSKKYRNVLCHGDLWNNNIMFRYESGRPIELRFVDFQMYRYNPPAAELVFFLHMTTRRAVREAHLEEFLTLYYETFSQELKLQGYESEQLLPWTELRDSFDRLRDIGRIVGVISLQMCLMDPKIIAPYTTSLGKFRKVLEQDRRQEVEENIQSNPIYKERILEALEELVECSILKNRSN from the coding sequence ATGGCAAACTCCTCAGGTTTACTATCATCTGAAGAAGTATTCGCAATAGTATCTCGTCGGCTTGGCAGCGAAGATATCCAAGTGGAGGAAGTGGTTTATGCCCCTATCGGCCCTGGTATGACCGGCTTCATGGGCGATCACTTGAGGATTCAAATTGTAGCTAAGGAAACTCGTTTGGGACAACGCTATGAACTCCAGTTCTTTTCGAAATCCTTACCAACTACTTCACAAGACCACATTGAATATGTGATCTCCTTTGGTGCGTATGAAAAAGAGGTTGTAGCTTATTCTACGATTCTCCCAAAATTAAGGGAGTGCCAAGGTTCTCAAGCTCGTTGGTCATGTGACTGTTTCCTAACCAGACCTGATCTTATAGTTTTGGAGAACGCCGCACATCAAGGGTTCCAGCTTCATGACAATTTAACATGTATGGATAATGCTCATGTCACTCTTGTGTTGAAGAATCTGGCGCTTCTCCATGCAGCCTCTATAATTTTCGAGGAGAGAAATTCCAAGATTGAAGACGCTTTCAAAGAAGTTTTGTTTGAGAATCTTTTTTCATCCATAGAGGGAAACTCTAGTCGCAATTGGTTCGTCACGGGGATACATACTGCAGTTCACATCACCAAGTATCTCCAAAAATTTAGTGATGATCCAAAGCTACTGAGTGTGATTAAAAAGGAACTTCCAGACACCTGTAAGCGAATGTGGGAGCTTGCTAAGCCATCTAAGAAGTACAGAAATGTCTTGTGCCATGGTGACTTGTGGAACAACAATATAATGTTTCGATATGAAAGTGGAAGACCAATAGAACTAAGGTTTGTAGACTTCCAAATGTATCGCTACAATCCTCCAGCAGCGGAGCTAGTTTTCTTCCTCCATATGACAACTCGACGAGCTGTTAGAGAAGCTCATTTGGAGGAGTTTCTCACTTTATATTATGAAACTTTCAGCCAAGAACTTAAACTGCAGGGTTACGAGAGTGAACAACTTCTTCCGTGGACTGAACTGCGAGATAGTTTCGACAGGCTCAGAGATATAGGCCGTATTGTTGGAGTAATATCACTTCAAATGTGTTTAATGGATCCAAAAATTATAGCACCATATACAACGTCTTTAGGGAAATTTAGAAAAGTTCTGGAGCAGGATCGTAGACAAGAAGTGGAAGAAAATATTCAATCAAACCCAATTTACAAAGAGAGGATTTTGGAGGCCCTGGAAGAGTTAGTCGAATGTTCTATCCTCAAGAACCGCAGCAACTAA